Genomic DNA from Corynebacterium kroppenstedtii:
CCAGAACCACTCGATATCGAGGCTGAGGTAGCTGGGTTGGAGGACGATCCGAGGGTTGTGTCTCCGGTGCGCGGGCAGGTTGCCGTGGCTACAACACCGGGCCAAGTCCGACGCGTGAAGTTGATCCCAGAGAATCCGCCGAGCAGCGCGGCTGTCATCGAGGCGATCATGAACGCAGACGTCGTGACATTAGGTCCGGGGTCCTGGTTTTCGTCAGTGGTTCCTCACATTTTGGTTCCCGACGTTGTGAAAGCCCTGCAGGAGACTCACGCTCATAAGGTTGTCGTCGTTAATTTAGTTGCGGAACCAGGGGAGACCCCGGGTTTCACCGTTGAGCGGCACCTCCACATGCTCCAACAGCATTGTCAGGATCTTTCGCTCGATACGGTGATTGTCGACGAGCATTCAGTGACAGGAACACGAGAGCGGATGCACCTGAGCCGCGCTGCCGCGAATTTCGGTGCTGAACTAACCATTGGCGATGTCCGCCATGATGATGAACAAGGGCGGTGGCTGAGCACACATTCTCCAAGAAAATTGGCCCGCGTGCTGTCTGAGGTGTATTCGGCAGCTCAGGAACAAAATCGGTAAGGAGAACCAAATAGCGTGGGTTTAACAGCCGATATTAAAGCCGAAATAGCCAGTACCACGGTCACAGCATCTAATGCTCGACGGTCCGAAGTCGGCGCGATGATACGCTTTGCCGGCAAGCTTCGACTGGGTGACAATAATCCTGGTCGATCGCCGGAGTCATTGGTGGTCTCACTGGACGTAGATTCTTCCGACATCGCAGAGCGGGCGCGTCAACACATTGTCGATCTCTACGACATTCACGCTGTCGTGTCGGATCGTACGCAATCCTCGAAGAAACCTTTGTTTGAGGTTGAATGGAACCGTCGGGGCGAGGGGTTGGAGGTTGCGCGACGTCTTGGCCTTTTGGATAGGGCTGGTCGTCCTGTCCGGGGACTTCCACCGCGAATTGTGCACGGTACAGCTGTCGATTGCGAAGCAGCGTGGCGTGGTGCGTTCTTGGTTCGGGGATCAGTAACGGAGCCGGGCCGGGCATCAGCGCTCGAAGTGATCGCCCCGCAAACAGCGGCCGCAATCGGTTTGATTGGCTGTGCACGTCGACTAGGTATTGCCGCGAAAAACCGTGAAGTCCGTGGGGCAGAGCGTGTTCAGATTCGTGAAGGCGACGCTATAGGTGCGGTGTTAAGTCGTATGGGGGCCCATCGCACGCGAATCGAATGGGACGAGCAGCGCAAACGTCGCGAAGCCCATACATCGACGAATCGCTTGGCAAATTTCGATGACGCCAATTTGCGACGCTCGGCCCGCGCTGCTGCCGCTGCTGCGGCCCGAGTTCAGCGCGCTACTGAGCTTCTGGGGGATGATATCCCTGAGCACCTTGCAGCTGCTGGGCGGTTGCGTACAGAGCACCGTCATTCGTCGCTCGAAGAACTCGGTGAACTAGCTGATCCGCCGATCAGCAAAGACGCCATTGCGGGACGTATTCGACGGTTGCTGTCTTTGGCAGACAGACGGGCTGCTGAATTGGGAGTGCCCGATACTTTTTCTGCCGTAACAAGTGACCTTTTCGACGAGGATTAGTCGTGCCACTGGCGTCTTTGTGCGGTTAGAGCTCAGTCTTTGAGCACCAAATGTGCGTTCGTGTCCGTTTCGTGGGATGAAATGTCCGTTTATACAAAAGTGTTGTTTGTCTCATTCTGCTCTGACTGCTGCATATATCTCAGTTCAGCTGTAAAGTAGTCAGTGCAGGGACGGAAAGGCTATACGAAGATCGCCTGATGACGTCCTTAACCTAGACAGCTACATAGCTAAGGAGAATTACCGTGACCGTTCGTGTCGGTATTAATGGGTTTGGTCGTATCGGCCGTAACTTCTACCGCGCTATCCGTGAGCAAGGAGCCGATATCGAGGTTGTTGGTGTCAACGACCTGACCGATAACCGCACCCTGTCTTTGCTTTTGAAGCACGACTCCATCATGGGTCCGCTGGACGCGAAGGTTGAGTACGATGACGAGTCCATCACCGTTGATGGCCACCGCATCGCGGTTTCTGCAGAGCGGGACCCGAAGAACCTCGACTGGGGCAAGCTAGGCGCTGATATCGTTATCGAGTCCACCGGCTTCTTCACCAAGGGCGAGGCTGCCAAGGCTCACGTCGAGGCAGGCGCCAAGAAAGTCATCATTTCTGCTCCTGGTAAGGAAGTTGACGGCACCTTCGTTTACGGCGTCAACCACGAGACATACACCGACGACATGACCGTCGTCTCGAACGCATCTTGCACCACCAACTGCCTGGCTCCGCTGGCTAAGGCCCTCGACGATGCCTTCGGTATTGAGTCCGGCCTAATGACTACCGTCCACGCTTACACCGGTGACCAGCGCCTTCACGACGCTCCTCACAAGGATCTGCGTCGTGCCCGTGCTGCTGCCCTGAATATCGTTCCGACTACCACCGGTGCCGCTAAGGCCGTCGGATTGGTTCTTCCTGACCTCAATGGCAAGCTTGATGGCTTCGCTGTCCGCGTGCCGGTACCGACCGGATCGCTCGTTGACCTCACCTTCGTTCCGAAGAAGGACGTCACCGTCGAGGAAGTTAACGCTGCAATGAAGAAGGCTTCCGAGGATGAGAAGCTCAGCGTTGCTTTCGAGTACTCTGAGGAGCCGCTGGTTTCCACTGACATCCAGCACAACCCGCACGGCTCAATCTTCGACGCTGAGATGACCCGCGTTCTCGGCAACCAGGTTAAGGTTGTTTCCTGGTACGACAACGAGTGGGGCTACTCCAACCAGCTCGTTCGCATGACCGATTACATCGGACAGCGTCTCTAATCCTCCGCTCGCCCGAGTGATCTAGCGGGCCGGGGGCTGTGCCACGGCACGCCGTCGGCCCGTCTTTTTATATATCAATAGAACTAACGAGGAGTTGTTATGGCAGTAAAGAAACTCGCTGACTTGCTCAAGGAAGGTGTCGAGGGACGTCACGTCCTCGTACGCGCAGATCTCAATGTTCCGCTCAAGGACAAGGTCATCACTGACCCTGGTCGCATCGATGCATCTCTCCCGACGATCAAAGCTCTTACTGAAGCAGGAGCACGCGTGATCGTTGCGGCTCACTTAGGACGGCCCAAGTCACCGCAAGACACTCAATTCTCATTGGCACCTGTTGCTGAGGCTCTGTCTCAGCGCTTAGATCAGTATGTTGCACTGGCTTCGGATGTTTCCGGCGAAGACGCCCACGAACGTGCCAACGGTCTCAATGATGGCGATGTCCTGCTCCTCGAAAACGTTCGCTTCGATCCTCGTGAGAAGAGCAAAGATGACGCCGAGCGGGAGGAATTGGCATCTGAGCTCGCAGCTCTGACGGGTGATAATGGTGCTTTCGTCTCTGACGGCTTCGGCGTTGTCCACCGGAAGCAAGCTTCCGTCTACGACGTTGCCAAGAAACTACCGGCCTACGTTGGCTACCTCGTTGAGAGGGAACTTGAGCAGCTCTCGAAGTGTACGGATGATCCTCAGCATCCCTACGCAGTCTGCCTCGGCGGATCAAAGGTTTCCGACAAGCTTGGAGTTATTAAAGCACTAGCACCGAAAGTGGACACCCTCATTATCGGTGGCGGAATGTGCTACACGTTCCTCAAGGCTAAAGGCTACGGTGTCGGCGATTCACTACTCGAAGAGTCCATGATCGACGAGTGCAAGAATCTGCTTTCTGAATACTCGGACAAGATCGTGTTGCCGTCA
This window encodes:
- the gap gene encoding type I glyceraldehyde-3-phosphate dehydrogenase, encoding MTVRVGINGFGRIGRNFYRAIREQGADIEVVGVNDLTDNRTLSLLLKHDSIMGPLDAKVEYDDESITVDGHRIAVSAERDPKNLDWGKLGADIVIESTGFFTKGEAAKAHVEAGAKKVIISAPGKEVDGTFVYGVNHETYTDDMTVVSNASCTTNCLAPLAKALDDAFGIESGLMTTVHAYTGDQRLHDAPHKDLRRARAAALNIVPTTTGAAKAVGLVLPDLNGKLDGFAVRVPVPTGSLVDLTFVPKKDVTVEEVNAAMKKASEDEKLSVAFEYSEEPLVSTDIQHNPHGSIFDAEMTRVLGNQVKVVSWYDNEWGYSNQLVRMTDYIGQRL
- a CDS encoding gluconeogenesis factor YvcK family protein yields the protein MNTASPHTSTSGEPLIHANKDESSSDGSSARTPATQLSHIARMACLGGGHGLFATLRAARTLSDDVSAIVTVADDGGSSGRLRKEFNSIPPGDLRMALAALAADDPEGRLWESVLQHRFGGRGALAGHAVGNLIIQGLIDVMGDEVEALAEVAKLMRIRGRVLPMSPEPLDIEAEVAGLEDDPRVVSPVRGQVAVATTPGQVRRVKLIPENPPSSAAVIEAIMNADVVTLGPGSWFSSVVPHILVPDVVKALQETHAHKVVVVNLVAEPGETPGFTVERHLHMLQQHCQDLSLDTVIVDEHSVTGTRERMHLSRAAANFGAELTIGDVRHDDEQGRWLSTHSPRKLARVLSEVYSAAQEQNR
- the whiA gene encoding DNA-binding protein WhiA gives rise to the protein MGLTADIKAEIASTTVTASNARRSEVGAMIRFAGKLRLGDNNPGRSPESLVVSLDVDSSDIAERARQHIVDLYDIHAVVSDRTQSSKKPLFEVEWNRRGEGLEVARRLGLLDRAGRPVRGLPPRIVHGTAVDCEAAWRGAFLVRGSVTEPGRASALEVIAPQTAAAIGLIGCARRLGIAAKNREVRGAERVQIREGDAIGAVLSRMGAHRTRIEWDEQRKRREAHTSTNRLANFDDANLRRSARAAAAAAARVQRATELLGDDIPEHLAAAGRLRTEHRHSSLEELGELADPPISKDAIAGRIRRLLSLADRRAAELGVPDTFSAVTSDLFDED
- a CDS encoding phosphoglycerate kinase — its product is MAVKKLADLLKEGVEGRHVLVRADLNVPLKDKVITDPGRIDASLPTIKALTEAGARVIVAAHLGRPKSPQDTQFSLAPVAEALSQRLDQYVALASDVSGEDAHERANGLNDGDVLLLENVRFDPREKSKDDAEREELASELAALTGDNGAFVSDGFGVVHRKQASVYDVAKKLPAYVGYLVERELEQLSKCTDDPQHPYAVCLGGSKVSDKLGVIKALAPKVDTLIIGGGMCYTFLKAKGYGVGDSLLEESMIDECKNLLSEYSDKIVLPSDIVVGKEFNADTEHKTVSADGIENGWMGLDTGAESVKTFGERLNGAKTIFWNGPVGVFEFEAFAHGTKGLAEAIAEATKNGAFSVIGGGDSASAVRNLGFADEAFSHISTGGGASLELIEGKTLPGVAVLDR